The Branchiostoma floridae strain S238N-H82 chromosome 7, Bfl_VNyyK, whole genome shotgun sequence region CTGTACGTACATGGAATCGTAAACATGTATAAACAGAACAGGATGTGCACTTCGCATCACAATCACAATCAAAAGTACAATTTACTCCAGTCAATAAAGTACCTCAACGCAAGTATGAATTGGACGATGTCTCTGATGTATAAGCATCAGTTTAAACGTGTAACCACTTAACATTTTGTATACACTGGACACATGTCCCTGGCGCTatacaccatccacacacaggtaaacacatatgtgcctggtgctgaacaccatccacacacaggtaaacacacctgtccttggtgctgaaaacatttACATACAGGAAAACACACTTGTCCTTGTTGCgtaacaccatccacacacaggcaaacacaaaagtccttgatgctgaacaccatccacacacgggcaaacacacctgtccttggtgctgaaaacatttacatacaggtaagcacacctgtCCAATGTGCTGAAAACATTTACATacaggtaagcacacctgtccttggtgctgaacaccatctacacacaggcaaacacaccagTCATTGGTGCTGAAAGCATTTACATACAGGTaagcacctgtccttggtgctgaaaaccatccacacacaggcaaatagacctgtccctggtgctgaaaacattttGCAGACAGGCAAACAggcctgcccttggtgctgagcaccatttttattcaagcaaaagaaactgtccctggtgctgaacattatTTACATATAGGCAAACAGATCTGCCCCTGTTCTTGATGCTCAACAAAATTCACACAGAGGTTAGACAAACATATACAGGTAATAACACATTTCCCAAGTGGCAGTTCTGAACTCCCTCCACACACAGGAAAACgcaactgtccttggtgatgacgACCATCTAAACATggatacacacatacatacctgTCCTGAAAATATGTTATTTGTCTAATTTTCCATGTTGAAACCTGTTTTCTGATAAGCATATCACAGGTGGACACGTCTCTAGTATACCTCACCTGTAGGCGTACTCGGACACGTTGATATGACCCTTGACCCCCGTGGTCTCTGTCCGACTGGTCAGGTTGACCGTGTTCCCGAACAGACAATACCGCGGCATCCGCTGACCTATGACCCCTGCAACCACCTCCCCACTGTGGATACCGATGGTGATCTGGGAaggaaccaagatggcggcgtcaCCAATACGTACACATATAAAatgcaatataataagtatGGTCTcgattggggaggtaaaggtgGTAGAAGGAGAGGCATGGGCTTTGAATTCCAATACTGTGctctagacacagtagataataACCTATTGTCCTTATGGTCTCCAAAAGGCTATGAGACTACCTTTTAGGTGTATGTGGAGAAAAGTTTGACCTACTTGCACGCCCTCCATCTCCTCCTGTTTACACTGGTGGCTGATGTCCATCATGTCCAAGGCCAGGCGTGCGATACAGCGGGCATGGTCCATGCACGGCTCCGGTAACCCGCTCACAGCCATGTACTTGTCTCCTACTGTCTCAacctgagagaaaaaaaatccagtTACTTCGCTTGCCGGAGCGACAAGgactttaatttttgttttctactaCCAGGACGATGTAAGGGGGAGGAGATACGAATTCAGTCACGATTTGGACCTCGATGAAGCGCCACCTGGCGGCGAGAAGTACCTATCAGTCATCCACACGTTACATGTTTAGAGAACTTACTATCTACTTCATGCTTTTTCTACTTCGCTACTAAATGTTTCCAAATCAACCCATGTTAGTATACAGCAACTAGCACAAAGACCTAGTGACCCTCAAATTCAATGAATCAGGACGGGCGGATGCCAAACATCTTTACCCTGTTGCTTAAATTACGATTCTGAAAGGCCATCTCTTCCTAACAGTGTATCACTAGATTCATCCTGAGAGGTACAGAGACCTGGTTGAAATTTCACTGTTTCCCACGCTACCTTGTAAACGCTCGGGTTCTTCTTGGGGTCCGTCAGGTCGTCGAAGCGCGTGTAGATGTCGTTGAGCAGCTTGACGATCTTCATGGCGCCCGTGGCCGAGGCGTTCCTCTTGCAGAAGCAGTTGAAGCCGACGATGCCGCTGAAGAGCAGGGTGACGTTATCGAACCGTCTGGCGGGAACCGGCCGGTGATGACGCAGTTCTGTCGCCACGGAGATCGGCAGGATGGAGTACAGCAGTCTGGAACGGTTCAAACATCGGATAAACGTACCTGATGTCGGCTAAAGATAAGTGGTTATGTTCGTTGTATGAAATCTGGTATGGATAACTATGGATGTATATTAGATATGATTAAATCTGATTTCGGCTCAGCTTCTTTCGACCAAATGTCCAGGTCATTGTAACTTCATTTGTCCTTGATTTCAAAACTGATCTAGCACCACTTGCGGGATGACAAAATACTTTGTGGTACGAGCCAGCATCTGCGACACGAACTATGAtataagaaacaacaaatggCATTAAATAATGCATGGCATCGTGCCTCGGCAGAAAATGGCGGTTGGTGTCAAATGTTTACGATTTGGTTTCTCCCCGAAATGGAGTTACTTTCAGTTGCTTGGTGTGacaccggaaatgacgtcagtCTGACCTGTCAGTCTTCTTCTTCTCGTCCTCCAGTTCCCGGTAGGTCTGCTGCAGCTTGTCTGTCAGAATCTCCAGCTTCTGCGTCAGCTTGTACTCCGCCTCGAACTGCTCGGACAGCAGCACCAAGTCTCGCGTGGCGTCGTGCAGCGGGATGTCCGACAGGTACAGGCCGCGGCGGTTCAGGTCGTCGAGATTCATCACACTGTAGGGGGTGATGGAGATTTATTTTATGTTTAATAAATGCACCAGCTTGTGCCAGATTTAAACAGATTTTATGCACATTTTAAACAGCATCAGGTACAGATATCAGATTAAATCATATCTTATATACACTTGACAGGTATCCATATCAGATTACATACAATTAACAGAAGCACTTATCTGGAGCCAATATCAGGTAGATTTATCCGGCTCCGATGAATGAGCAATGTGAAACAATGAACCAATCGTGCATCGAAGGGTGTTTGTAGTCACGTGGTTATGACGCACCATCATCAgtcgtccgccatgttggatggttatAGACATCAGGTTCGGCTGAGAACGTCTAAATGGTTGCTGTTGTGCTACCTACGCAACATCATTTTGGCAACTACACGTGCGAACAATGCATACGATAAATAATTGGGCACTAGCGCTTGGGATAATGACTACTTCAAAGGGCAAATTGTATGTTACCAAACATATACCTCGGGGAGCAAAGAAATAGCATCCAATCAGATTCCTCcacgtagatcatctgccccttCAGGCGCATGCGCGATGACTCGTTCCCGATGAGCTTGTCACGTGACACGGCGCCGGAGGAGATGTCGATGAGGCCCTCCTTGGTGCGCAGGACGAACACCGTGTTGATGTGGCTCGTGATGGAGTTGAAGGCAAACTTGATGTGCGGGCGGATCATGTCGAACAGGTCGCACACCTTACACTCTTGGAGGCAAATCTTGTGAGGAACAGAGAATAACACTGTTTTTGGTATTTTCAATACAAGAATGAAagttacgccaaaaagcagttaacgttactcaagcaactggatatgatttaggaagcggccagacgtttcagatagcattcactatatctttcgtcagtgtcaccaAAAAAGCATGAAAGTTCGTCTGAGTTGATGAATTACATCATTGAGAAAATAAACTGTTCGCCAactgcaaaaaatggactcaccGGTCGGGAGCGATATCAACTTGCCAACAGCCTTTGACccactgctgacgtcacatacCCCAAAAGACACGTAGCCAGAGTATTTGGGTCAGATAGTTGAAGAAGACAGCGATTCAGCCGAAACTCCTGGTGAGTTCAGTCTAATTTCTCTATGATGCTTTCATTACCTTTTGCACAAGCTAGGTAAATGAAGAATGCACCAAATGTCTGGAATGACAAAACAATCTGTCTCCTACCTGAGGGATGACCCGGCTGATGGACGTTCCCGCCTGCTGAATGACGAGGTTACGGTCGAACATGACGTGGAAAGGGAACGCTCGGCAGAACGTCGCGGGGCTGATCTTCGGCTCTCGCGAGAGCCCGACGTCAAAGGTGTCCTTGTCGTGTGCAGAATACCGCCTGACGTCATCcttttccaagatggcgaacTTGACGTGGTCGGACTCCTCGCCTTTCCTTTGAATGATTTGAACCTGAAAGAGCAAAGAAAGTTGTAGAGGTAGTGAGCTCCGTGTCTTTACTAACTATAGAATGAACTGCCAACTGGTCATATTAACCATATTCAAATATCATTCATCGATTTATTCATCATATTTACGATAGACAATGACAAGACATTGTTTGGCTCATGACTACAAGCTAAAAGTTTTAACGTTCTGTTTGCATTGTAACCACGTCAAAGCACCACGCGATGTTGCACCTTGGCCGAAAGGTATGGGGAACAAGTTCAACCATGCGCCTTCAGTCACTATCTATATGAGGTACTGCAATACCTTACTACTGTATCGTCCTTCCACCAGCAGAACAATATAGTCCTTATATATCTATAACGATCGAATACTTACGTCCACATCGGCGTTGTGTAGTTTTTTGGCCACAGTTTTGACGATGCCGATGACGATGTGCTCCAGCCCCTCCCGCTCGGAGTAGTAGTGCAGGATGAGGGTGCCGTCCTCCTGGGTGGTGCACCGGAAGGACGGAGCGCGCATGCCCGGGTAGATGGTGCCCAGGTGATCGTGTAGGGCGTCCAGGTTCTGTAGGAAATCTCTGCCGAGGAGAAAAAACAGTACATGAGTACATGAGGAGTTCCAAAAACCAACCCGGGCAGAAGACACCCATATTAGAAAGGCTTcgatagcctgactaaaattgcgcccctagcggccggccctacaattgccgccgccaGCGAGAGATGGTATAAACACAGGATGGTGGTTCGAGAGAGGTATCAAAGAGGCCGTTCACATCAGGGCCCTGTCACCTACGCTGAACCGTTACCAGGACGCCACCGACTCCCCCACATCTACAACACTCGTCTAGTCACGTGACCTGAGAGAGAGAGNNNNNNNNNNNNNNNNNNNNNNNNNNNNNNNNNNNNNNNNNNNNNNNNNNNNNNNNNNNNNNNNNNNNNNNNNNNNNNNNNNNNNNNNNNNNNNNNNNNNTGGTGAAAGCTTCTCACAGCAAACTTCCAGTCGTGAGTACTAGTTTATTTTCATTGATTCCTAAGAAATAAAGAAGACTATGAAATCCATGTTTTATTACGAGACGAACTTGCAATAATTATGAGAATGTAATTCAAATACGACATTTAAGAAAGTTGAATTTTGGAGATGgagccaaccaaccaaacaatcaACGTGTGGAAATCATCAGTGTCTTCAACAGGATGCTGAGACAACACTACCCCAATACTTGCCCCTTGATGAGAACAGTTGCTGCTGCAATGTATCTTCTATACACCCGAATATAAACATAGGTGACAGAGCAAAACTATTGGCAATGGCCGAACATCCAGTTTACTCTGGACGGGTTTGGGCCATTTTGGCAAGTACAGTAATTCAAATTTGGCCTTTCGACCTAAATTAATCAACCAGTGAATagatgaatcaatcaatcaatcaatcaacaaacTATGATCATCCAATAATTAGTCAACAAACCAataaattaatcaatcaacCGCACAGGAATATGTGTACCTGATGTTTGCTCCCAGCACAGCGAGGATCTTGTCATAACCCGACTCCTGACAGAACTCAAAGAACAGCGCTCCGAACAGCTCCAGTATCGAGTTGGCATCGATCTCTGTGCGGACAAAAAGTTAGATCATATCTAGATATTTAGAGGGCCCCAAGGTACGTGTACttgatgtgttttgtttctttctccACTGTTTCACAATTGAAATTTGAATGGAACACTATAACAGGATGGTTTTACAAAGGTCCCAGAAAGTAGATAGAAAGTTGGACCAGCCGATTTTTATTGGAAACATTGCCGTTCAAAGTTGTCCATACAAAAAGAAACTTGTGATGTGCTGCCGATAACTTGTACAGACAATGCCTGGTGGCCTTCATGTAATTGTAATCTAGTAAAAATGGGCCCCCAAATGTCGTTTACCACGATCACACCTGTCGAGATGCCAATCAGAGTTGGTTCGTTGCTAGATTGACTGTGCACTGTGGGAATGGGATTTGAAACACCGCTTATGTGCGCCACCTTTCGACATGTACAAAAACTGCATACTTACGTAAAATCTTGGTGGCAGCTCCCACCAAGTCGTATGTCTTGTCATCCCCATATATTTGCCGGACAAGGAACTGGCCGTCAATGTCGACGCCGGCTTCTCTTCTATAAACGACAATAATATCAATACTAGGGACAGACGTCTAATTTCATTTTTCTCTGAATTAAAGATTGTTCAGCAAAACCTATTCcgaaatggattttttttatttttagatttttcgAGCACTTAACATACCACCTCCCTGTTGCTACATACATGTTGTCACAATGACGTCAGGTATCTTTAACGTTCGTTGATTgggtcaacaaacaaacactaaaGAAATGACTGCAATGTAAactgtatgtgtctgtctaaTATTGACATAACAAGTGTAGTGACACTTAGTACGCCTCCTGGAATTTCAGGCCATCTATACAAATCCTCTCAAGACCAGGCTGAAAGTTTATCACTTGTGCATTACTGCGTCATTCATCACAAAGCGAAGTTCTCAGTGACAGCTTACAGCATTCTTTGTGTCTGGTAACAGCAACATGTCATGTTTTCACTTAACATGAATAGTAACTGGGTCTGAAGAGAACCGTTAGTGAGAGATCATTTATGGAACTAGACAAATGTAGATAAACCGCTTTTCAAACGTCAAGATCTTTTGAATTCTTAGGTATCGTGCGATATCAAATTTTTATTGTTAACTTACGTTATCGTAAAGGCTAAGTAAGAGTGAAGAAGTGCATCTGTTTGAGCTTCATTGACGCTTAAACTTTTCACTTTAAAGTAACTTCATTTGTTCGTTTTGGAAAGTATGCAGAATCATTTCACTTCAGGTTGAGAAAACAAATTTATCAGGCAAATCTTCAAATCATCAAAACGAGTCAAGTGAAGTATCATAATTGGAATTCGCAGAATATGCAAATTGAATAATAGTCGCCGATCGTAAAATTTAATATAAGTGTACattgttgaaaacattttccttgtatatatatatatatacataaagagagagagataactTCGGAGATTTTGAA contains the following coding sequences:
- the LOC118419467 gene encoding guanylate cyclase soluble subunit beta-1-like; translation: MYGFVNHALELLVVKNFGEEKWEEIKREAGVDIDGQFLVRQIYGDDKTYDLVGAATKILQIDANSILELFGALFFEFCQESGYDKILAVLGANIRDFLQNLDALHDHLGTIYPGMRAPSFRCTTQEDGTLILHYYSEREGLEHIVIGIVKTVAKKLHNADVDVQIIQRKGEESDHVKFAILEKDDVRRYSAHDKDTFDVGLSREPKISPATFCRAFPFHVMFDRNLVIQQAGTSISRVIPQICLQECKVCDLFDMIRPHIKFAFNSITSHINTVFVLRTKEGLIDISSGAVSRDKLIGNESSRMRLKGQMIYVEESDWMLFLCSPSVMNLDDLNRRGLYLSDIPLHDATRDLVLLSEQFEAEYKLTQKLEILTDKLQQTYRELEDEKKKTDRLLYSILPISVATELRHHRPVPARRFDNVTLLFSGIVGFNCFCKRNASATGAMKIVKLLNDIYTRFDDLTDPKKNPSVYKVETVGDKYMAVSGLPEPCMDHARCIARLALDMMDISHQCKQEEMEGVQITIGIHSGEVVAGVIGQRMPRYCLFGNTVNLTSRTETTGVKGHINVSEYAYRDLMQPECHDPAFRFDYRGPVQMKGKKEPMECWLLARRSRETVV